A genome region from Prinia subflava isolate CZ2003 ecotype Zambia chromosome 12, Cam_Psub_1.2, whole genome shotgun sequence includes the following:
- the LOC134557003 gene encoding cysteine-rich tail protein 1-like, with translation MPDGPRVLTRCWEMDRGVTVENPYASVNIPREQFKQSFITRYLRDEPTVIANPAAMPSWGGEEQADLANGWNSPTISTDKSWSRPYNPYASLRMPNGDSSASFYTVTLDKPPKGQEQGAGRRCGCCRGFFCCSCCPKYCCVIS, from the coding sequence ATGCCTGACGGGCCACGTGTGCTGACACGGTGCTGGGAGATGGATCGTGGAGTCACCGTGGAGAACCCCTACGCCAGTGTCAACATCCCACGGGAACAGTTCAAACAGAGCTTCATCACTCGCTACCTGAGAGATGAGCCCACCGTCATTGCCAACCCCGCAGCCATGCCCTCCTGGGGCGGGGAGGAGCAGGCAGACCTTGCTAATGGCTGGAACAGCCCAACCATCTCCACAGACAAGTCCTGGTCACGTCCCTACAACCCCTACGCCAGCCTGAGGATGCCCAATGGGGACTCATCTGCCTCCTTCTACACCGTGACCCTGGACAAGCCACCCAAGGGCCAGGAGCAGGGGGCTGGCAGAagatgtggctgctgcaggggttttttttgctgctcctgctgcccaaagTACTGCTGCGTCATCTCCTaa